In a single window of the Streptacidiphilus sp. P02-A3a genome:
- a CDS encoding NADP-dependent malic enzyme translates to MTELTEPQLAPPQTPAVPFVEPVFALHRGGKLEVRSTVPLRDAADLALAYTPGVARVCSAIADRPELAHQYTWSGNTVAVVSDGTAVLGLGDIGPAAAMPVMEGKALLFKEFAGVDAVPICLDSTDTDALVETVRQLAPSFGGINLEDISAPRCFEIEDRLRALLDIPVFHDDQHGTAIVVLAALRNAARLTGRPLSSLRAVVAGAGASGVAVTRILEQAGIGDIAVSDSKGLLHPGRAGLNPVKEALAADTNRSGLRGSTESALRGADVFIGLSGATVAEEAIASMATGSIVFALSNPTPEIHPTAARRYAAVVATGRSDFPNQINNVLAFPGVFRGALDVRARTITEGMKLAAASAIAGIVGDDELSADLIIPSPFDPRVAPAVAAAVAAEARAGRVARA, encoded by the coding sequence ATGACCGAGCTCACCGAGCCGCAACTCGCCCCGCCGCAGACACCCGCCGTCCCCTTCGTCGAACCGGTCTTCGCGCTGCACCGCGGCGGCAAGCTGGAGGTCCGCTCCACCGTCCCGCTGCGTGACGCCGCCGACCTGGCACTGGCGTACACCCCGGGCGTGGCCCGGGTCTGCTCCGCCATCGCCGACCGGCCGGAGCTCGCCCACCAGTACACCTGGAGCGGCAACACCGTGGCCGTGGTCTCCGACGGCACCGCCGTGCTCGGCCTCGGCGACATCGGCCCGGCCGCCGCGATGCCGGTGATGGAGGGCAAGGCGCTGCTGTTCAAGGAGTTCGCCGGGGTGGACGCGGTGCCGATCTGCCTGGACAGCACCGACACCGACGCGCTGGTGGAGACCGTGCGGCAGCTCGCGCCGAGCTTCGGCGGGATCAACCTGGAGGACATCAGCGCGCCGCGCTGCTTCGAGATCGAGGACCGGCTGCGGGCGCTGCTGGACATCCCGGTCTTCCACGACGACCAGCACGGGACCGCGATCGTGGTGCTGGCCGCGCTGCGCAACGCCGCCCGGCTGACCGGACGTCCGCTGTCGTCGCTGCGGGCGGTGGTGGCCGGGGCGGGCGCCTCCGGGGTGGCGGTGACCCGGATCCTGGAGCAGGCCGGGATCGGCGACATCGCGGTCTCCGACAGCAAGGGCCTGCTCCACCCGGGCCGCGCCGGGCTCAACCCGGTGAAGGAGGCGCTGGCCGCCGACACCAACCGGAGCGGCCTGCGCGGCTCCACCGAGAGCGCGCTGCGCGGCGCGGACGTCTTCATCGGCCTGTCCGGCGCGACCGTGGCCGAGGAGGCGATCGCCTCGATGGCGACCGGGTCGATCGTCTTCGCGCTGTCGAACCCGACCCCGGAGATCCATCCCACGGCCGCCCGCCGGTACGCCGCCGTGGTCGCCACCGGACGCAGCGACTTCCCCAACCAGATCAACAACGTGCTGGCCTTCCCCGGCGTGTTCCGGGGCGCGCTGGACGTCCGCGCCCGCACCATCACCGAGGGGATGAAGCTGGCCGCCGCGTCGGCCATCGCCGGGATCGTCGGTGACGACGAGCTCTCGGCCGACCTGATCATCCCCAGCCCCTTCGACCCGCGGGTGGCCCCGGCCGTCGCCGCCGCCGTGGCCGCCGAAGCCAGGGCCGGCCGGGTGGCCCGGGCCTGA
- a CDS encoding TetR/AcrR family transcriptional regulator, with amino-acid sequence MPMQKRAECTRQRLIQAAAELIDGGADALGGVDPLPGMELISRTAGVSKGALYYHFRSKEELLEAVGAEAREVLSTLVARHSRADAAEAGLRAVIGLGAAVARRLDHDPVCRAGIRLSCAALRLPPGEAYADWMEPVEALLAAAAEQGELRAGVHPREAASSLLVLALGGLALCESNPGRSRADTVSQLWTMVLPMLAAPELADALGRNTEFI; translated from the coding sequence ATGCCCATGCAGAAGCGGGCGGAGTGCACCAGGCAGCGGCTGATCCAGGCGGCGGCGGAGCTCATCGACGGCGGCGCGGACGCCCTCGGCGGCGTCGACCCGCTGCCCGGGATGGAGCTGATCAGCAGGACGGCGGGGGTCTCCAAGGGTGCGCTGTACTACCACTTCAGATCCAAGGAGGAGTTGCTGGAGGCGGTCGGGGCGGAGGCGCGCGAGGTGCTCTCGACACTGGTGGCGAGGCACTCCCGGGCCGACGCGGCGGAGGCCGGACTGCGGGCGGTGATCGGCCTGGGCGCGGCGGTGGCCCGGCGGTTGGACCACGATCCGGTCTGCCGGGCCGGGATCCGGCTGAGCTGCGCGGCGCTGCGGCTGCCGCCGGGGGAGGCCTACGCGGACTGGATGGAACCGGTGGAGGCGCTGCTCGCGGCGGCCGCCGAGCAGGGCGAGCTGCGGGCCGGCGTGCACCCCCGGGAGGCCGCCTCCTCACTGCTGGTACTGGCGCTCGGCGGGCTGGCGCTGTGCGAGAGCAACCCCGGCCGGTCCCGGGCCGACACCGTCTCCCAACTGTGGACGATGGTCCTGCCGATGCTGGCCGCCCCGGAGCTCGCGGATGCGCTGGGGCGCAACACCGAGTTCATTTGA
- a CDS encoding PD40 domain-containing protein produces the protein MLNRLRTGAAALVVSAAISGVALIGSAGAAVAAVPATPVAAAHGELTVSNGSHSVLINGHWVNFGVTVRDLAWSPDGSKAVFIDGSGNLVTANPNGSGRVVVAVNPGRQTWSHPTFEVVHGNSTDGIPSRDNIIFTVDAKGVDQLDYVSATAHHGKPQLLPLGSESGDDTVAPPMTGNSWANSAGTFGTAVYENTNGYVYFRDDYTRQQGGTLARGSEPSLSPVADVEDVVFVRSVAGHDHLLVENVVTGTVKDLTPHATTDYTEPTWSTDGSTIAARTPTGIVTLAANGSGQPVRSTTTVGLPAWRA, from the coding sequence ATGCTGAACCGTCTCCGTACCGGCGCCGCCGCCCTCGTCGTCTCCGCCGCCATCAGCGGCGTCGCCCTGATCGGCTCCGCCGGTGCCGCCGTCGCGGCCGTCCCGGCCACCCCGGTCGCCGCCGCGCACGGCGAACTGACCGTCAGCAACGGCAGCCACTCGGTGCTGATCAACGGCCACTGGGTGAACTTCGGCGTCACCGTCCGGGACCTCGCCTGGTCCCCCGACGGCAGCAAGGCCGTGTTCATCGACGGTTCGGGCAACCTGGTCACCGCCAACCCGAACGGCAGCGGACGGGTGGTCGTCGCGGTGAACCCCGGTCGGCAGACCTGGTCCCACCCGACCTTCGAGGTCGTGCACGGGAACTCGACGGACGGGATCCCCAGCCGTGACAACATCATCTTCACGGTCGACGCCAAGGGCGTGGACCAGCTGGACTACGTGTCCGCCACCGCCCACCACGGCAAGCCGCAGCTGCTGCCGCTGGGCAGCGAGTCGGGCGACGACACCGTCGCGCCGCCGATGACCGGCAACTCCTGGGCGAACAGCGCCGGGACCTTCGGCACCGCCGTCTACGAGAACACCAACGGCTACGTCTACTTCCGCGACGACTACACCCGGCAGCAGGGCGGGACGCTCGCCCGCGGCTCCGAGCCCTCGCTGTCGCCGGTGGCCGACGTGGAAGACGTGGTCTTCGTCCGCTCGGTCGCCGGGCACGACCACCTCCTGGTCGAGAACGTGGTGACCGGCACGGTCAAGGACCTGACCCCGCACGCCACCACCGACTACACCGAGCCCACCTGGTCGACCGACGGCAGCACCATCGCCGCGCGCACCCCGACCGGCATCGTCACCCTCGCGGCCAACGGCTCCGGCCAGCCGGTCCGGTCCACCACCACCGTCGGCCTCCCCGCCTGGCGCGCCTGA
- a CDS encoding glycoside hydrolase family 3 protein, producing MLSSTPSQELRRLALSLVQPGFVGTQAPEWVLRRISEGLGAVVLFSRNIATPAQVARLTAQLRAENPNLIIAIDEEAGDVTRIESWTGSTRPGNFALGTVDDVELTESVARDLGRELHAAGVSLNYAPSADVNSNPRNPVIGVRSFGASTDLVSRHSAAWIRGLQSAGVAACAKHFPGHGDTAVDSHHGLPSYNASVEEIAAQALPPFRAALDAGVRAVMSGHLLVPAYDPVNPATMSRRILVDLLRTELGFDGLVVTDGIEMGAVTNLYGIDGATVRAVVGGADAICVGGESADEGTVDLLINALVDAVATGELSEERLADAAARVSAFADWSTARAAAVPTDRISGDIGFVAARRAIRMTEAAQGALPLKAAPHVVELVPTMNLAISKETPWGVATPLRERLPGTTFVRVQRDDLEPQSPVLDDLGLAPAAGRPLVVVVRDAARHDWMAEALAQLLRARPDAVVVEMGLPGALDAEVLQIATHGATIASGVAAAELLVGTGRV from the coding sequence ATGTTGTCTAGTACGCCCAGTCAGGAGCTGCGACGACTCGCGCTCTCCCTGGTGCAGCCCGGCTTTGTCGGCACCCAGGCACCTGAGTGGGTACTGCGGCGGATCAGCGAGGGCCTCGGGGCCGTCGTGCTGTTCTCGCGCAACATCGCCACCCCGGCCCAGGTCGCCCGGCTCACCGCACAGCTCCGCGCCGAGAACCCCAACCTGATCATCGCCATCGACGAGGAGGCCGGGGACGTCACCCGGATCGAGTCCTGGACCGGCTCGACCCGCCCCGGCAACTTCGCCCTCGGCACCGTCGACGACGTCGAGCTGACCGAGTCGGTCGCCCGCGACCTGGGCCGGGAGCTGCACGCCGCCGGGGTCAGCCTCAACTACGCGCCCAGCGCCGACGTGAACTCCAACCCGCGGAACCCGGTGATCGGCGTCCGCTCCTTCGGCGCCAGCACCGACCTGGTCTCCCGCCACTCCGCCGCCTGGATCCGGGGCCTCCAGTCGGCCGGGGTCGCCGCCTGCGCCAAGCACTTCCCCGGCCACGGCGACACGGCCGTCGACTCGCACCACGGGCTGCCCAGCTACAACGCCAGCGTCGAGGAGATAGCCGCCCAGGCACTGCCGCCGTTCCGGGCCGCGCTGGACGCGGGCGTGCGCGCGGTGATGAGCGGCCACCTGCTGGTCCCCGCCTACGACCCGGTGAACCCGGCCACCATGAGCCGCCGGATCCTGGTCGACCTGCTGCGCACCGAGCTCGGCTTCGACGGCCTGGTGGTCACCGACGGCATCGAGATGGGCGCGGTCACCAACCTGTACGGGATCGACGGCGCCACCGTCCGGGCGGTCGTCGGCGGCGCGGACGCGATCTGCGTCGGCGGCGAGAGCGCCGACGAGGGCACCGTCGACCTGCTGATCAACGCCCTGGTGGACGCGGTCGCCACGGGTGAGCTGAGCGAGGAGCGGCTGGCCGACGCCGCCGCCCGGGTCAGCGCCTTCGCCGACTGGTCCACCGCCCGCGCGGCGGCGGTCCCGACCGACCGGATCAGCGGCGACATAGGCTTCGTGGCCGCGCGCCGGGCGATCCGGATGACCGAGGCCGCCCAGGGAGCGCTCCCGCTGAAGGCCGCGCCGCACGTGGTCGAGCTGGTGCCGACGATGAACCTGGCGATCAGCAAGGAGACGCCCTGGGGCGTGGCCACTCCGCTGCGGGAGCGGCTGCCCGGAACCACCTTCGTCCGGGTGCAGCGGGACGACCTGGAGCCGCAGAGCCCGGTGCTGGACGACCTGGGGCTGGCCCCGGCGGCCGGTCGCCCGCTGGTGGTCGTGGTCCGCGACGCCGCCCGGCACGACTGGATGGCCGAGGCGCTGGCGCAGCTGCTGCGGGCCCGTCCGGACGCGGTGGTGGTGGAGATGGGCCTGCCCGGCGCCCTGGACGCGGAGGTGCTGCAGATCGCCACCCACGGTGCCACCATCGCCTCGGGGGTGGCCGCCGCCGAACTGCTGGTCGGCACCGGTCGGGTCTGA
- a CDS encoding lipase maturation factor family protein, giving the protein MSWFDAPGYWLGRLLLQRTLAGVYLFGFLAAARQCRALIGEHGLLPVPRYLAHSTARESPSLFRLHYSDRFLAAVAWTGVALAAAAAAGLTDALPLGGGMLVWLLLWALYLSIVNVGQTWYGFGWESLLLETGALAVFLGNGRVAPPWPVLLLVRWLLIRVEVGAGLIKLRGDRCWRDLTCLYYHHETQPMPGPFSWWFHRLPAPLHRVEAAANHVVQLGAPIAVLLPQPVPTVAAGLIVLTQLWLVCSGNFAWLNWLTITLALGAVSGGGSRAYPATPVWFQVCVLGYTALVLALSYRPARNLLSRRQVMNRSFDPLHLVNSYGAFGSVTRLRHEVVIEGSADGLTWLAYEFKGKPGDPRRRPRQWAPYHLRLDWLMWFAALNPGYARPWLGALLRKLLDGDRDTLRLLRGNPFADRPPERIRAVLYRYRFTTGAERRAGGAWWHRERVGEYHRTLSRSHR; this is encoded by the coding sequence ATGAGCTGGTTCGACGCCCCCGGGTACTGGCTCGGCCGCCTGCTGCTGCAACGGACGCTGGCCGGGGTGTACCTGTTCGGGTTCCTCGCCGCGGCCCGCCAGTGCCGGGCGCTGATCGGCGAGCACGGGCTGCTGCCGGTGCCCCGGTACCTCGCGCACTCGACCGCGCGGGAGAGCCCGTCGCTGTTCCGGCTGCACTACTCGGACCGCTTCCTCGCCGCCGTGGCCTGGACCGGGGTGGCCCTGGCCGCCGCTGCCGCCGCCGGGCTGACGGACGCGCTGCCGCTCGGCGGCGGCATGCTGGTCTGGCTGCTGCTGTGGGCGCTGTACCTGTCCATCGTCAACGTCGGCCAGACCTGGTACGGGTTCGGTTGGGAGTCGCTGCTGCTGGAGACCGGCGCGCTGGCGGTGTTCCTGGGCAACGGGCGGGTCGCGCCGCCGTGGCCGGTGCTGCTGCTGGTCCGCTGGCTGCTGATCCGGGTGGAGGTGGGGGCCGGGCTGATCAAGCTGCGCGGGGACCGCTGCTGGCGGGATCTGACCTGCCTGTACTACCACCACGAGACCCAGCCGATGCCGGGCCCGTTCAGCTGGTGGTTCCACCGGCTGCCGGCCCCGCTGCACCGGGTCGAGGCCGCCGCCAACCACGTGGTGCAGCTGGGCGCGCCGATCGCGGTGCTGCTGCCGCAGCCGGTGCCGACGGTCGCGGCCGGACTGATCGTGCTGACCCAGCTGTGGCTGGTCTGCTCGGGCAACTTCGCCTGGCTGAACTGGCTGACCATCACCCTGGCGCTGGGCGCGGTCAGCGGCGGCGGCAGCCGGGCCTACCCGGCCACCCCGGTCTGGTTCCAGGTCTGCGTGCTCGGCTACACCGCGCTGGTGCTGGCGCTCAGCTACCGGCCCGCGCGGAACCTGCTGTCGCGCCGTCAGGTGATGAACCGCTCCTTCGACCCGCTCCACCTGGTCAACAGCTACGGCGCGTTCGGCAGCGTGACCAGGCTCCGGCACGAGGTGGTGATCGAGGGCAGCGCCGACGGACTGACCTGGCTGGCCTACGAGTTCAAGGGCAAGCCGGGGGATCCGCGGCGCCGGCCGCGGCAGTGGGCGCCGTACCACCTGCGGCTGGACTGGCTGATGTGGTTCGCCGCGCTCAACCCCGGCTACGCGCGCCCGTGGCTGGGCGCGCTGCTGCGCAAACTGCTGGACGGCGACCGGGACACGCTGCGGCTGCTGCGCGGCAACCCCTTCGCCGACCGGCCGCCGGAGCGGATCCGGGCGGTGCTCTACCGCTACCGGTTCACCACCGGGGCGGAGCGGCGGGCCGGTGGCGCCTGGTGGCATCGGGAACGGGTCGGTGAGTACCACCGGACACTGTCCCGGTCACATCGTTAG
- a CDS encoding FAD-dependent monooxygenase — MSQEPNTQSDLDVLIVGGGPTGMMAACELLRRGIRVRIVDRTPEPTAFPKALLLWPRSLDLLDDLGALDAVHRAALRINAFAYFSDRKPLATFEFSEDLAPLCLPQSETERVLRDRLRELGGKVERGVRLLCFDGLDFSGRISATDGVTAVLEHTDGRIERLRAPFVIGADGAGSAVRAQIGTDFRGSTYETAFALVDARIEGELPPDQALYYQSPKGALVVVALPDGVYRFFSSLPPGQQVSVPMMQAIVDERGPRGVRIADPVWQSVFRVHARHAGDFQLGRVFLAGDAAHVHSPAGGQGLNTGLQDAHNLAWKLAAVIRAEAPEELLLSYGPERSAVAQKVVRDTDIQTRAWLVNSPAKVRARDAAFTLADRSGLSRLYGPVMAGRRLAYPAQRPSQLPGGLPACRVRGQLPGGLRPGAVLPRALALHHGLAGPEADPLSWTVLLTPGPGDQEWTTQAEHLAARRPQVRVERAAHGLALRHTGCGRAGYYLVRPDGHIAAHGHSGDLDRLETELVTALGPMPAYTLTAPAGEAK; from the coding sequence ATGTCCCAGGAACCCAACACCCAGTCCGACCTGGACGTACTGATAGTCGGCGGCGGACCGACCGGCATGATGGCCGCCTGCGAACTGCTGCGGCGCGGTATCCGGGTGCGCATCGTCGACCGGACCCCCGAACCCACCGCCTTCCCCAAGGCACTGCTGCTCTGGCCGCGCAGCCTCGACCTGCTGGACGACCTGGGCGCGCTGGACGCGGTGCACCGGGCCGCGCTGCGGATCAACGCCTTCGCCTACTTCTCCGACCGCAAGCCGCTGGCCACCTTCGAGTTCAGCGAGGACCTGGCACCGCTGTGCCTGCCGCAGAGCGAGACCGAGCGGGTGCTCCGGGACCGGCTGCGGGAGCTCGGCGGCAAGGTGGAGCGCGGGGTGCGGCTGCTCTGCTTCGACGGCCTGGACTTCTCCGGCCGGATCTCCGCCACCGACGGCGTCACCGCCGTCCTGGAGCACACCGACGGGCGGATCGAGCGGCTCCGGGCACCGTTCGTGATCGGTGCGGACGGCGCGGGCAGCGCGGTTCGCGCACAGATCGGCACCGATTTCCGGGGCAGCACCTACGAGACCGCGTTCGCGCTGGTCGACGCCCGGATCGAGGGCGAACTCCCGCCCGACCAGGCGCTGTACTACCAGTCGCCGAAGGGCGCGCTGGTGGTGGTGGCGCTGCCGGACGGCGTGTACCGGTTCTTCTCCAGCCTGCCGCCCGGGCAGCAGGTGAGCGTGCCGATGATGCAGGCCATCGTGGACGAGCGGGGACCGCGCGGGGTGCGCATCGCCGACCCGGTCTGGCAGAGCGTCTTCCGGGTGCACGCCCGGCACGCCGGGGACTTCCAGCTCGGCCGGGTCTTCCTGGCCGGGGACGCCGCCCACGTGCACAGCCCGGCCGGCGGCCAGGGGCTCAACACCGGGCTGCAGGACGCGCACAACCTGGCCTGGAAGCTGGCGGCGGTGATCCGCGCCGAGGCCCCGGAGGAGCTGCTGCTCAGCTACGGCCCGGAGCGCTCGGCGGTGGCCCAGAAGGTGGTCCGCGACACCGACATCCAGACCCGGGCCTGGCTGGTGAACAGCCCGGCCAAGGTCCGTGCCAGGGACGCCGCGTTCACCCTGGCCGACCGCTCCGGCCTGTCCCGGCTCTACGGTCCGGTGATGGCCGGACGACGACTGGCCTACCCCGCGCAGCGGCCCAGCCAGCTGCCCGGCGGCCTCCCGGCCTGCCGGGTCCGCGGCCAGCTGCCCGGCGGCCTGCGGCCCGGCGCGGTGCTGCCGCGCGCGCTGGCGCTGCACCACGGCCTGGCCGGTCCCGAGGCGGACCCGCTGAGCTGGACCGTCCTGCTCACCCCCGGTCCCGGCGACCAGGAGTGGACCACCCAGGCCGAGCACCTGGCCGCCCGCCGCCCGCAGGTCCGGGTGGAACGGGCCGCGCACGGCCTGGCACTGCGGCACACCGGCTGCGGCCGGGCCGGGTACTACCTGGTCCGCCCGGACGGCCACATCGCCGCCCACGGACACTCCGGCGACCTGGACCGGCTGGAGACCGAACTCGTCACCGCACTCGGCCCGATGCCCGCGTACACCCTCACCGCCCCCGCAGGAGAAGCCAAATGA
- a CDS encoding ScbR family autoregulator-binding transcription factor, with amino-acid sequence MARQERAEKTRQTIIEAAAEVFDQHGFAGASVSEILARAGVTKGALYFHFPSKEAIAEEIEGSEVAALTALSNASGPFLQAIIDLSHTMAQALRDSPIVRASIRLSIESSFSEPSPGPYLASIELVRILLLRAQGEGTVRLDLDVDAAARFIISSFAGTQIVSQVFTGRRDLEQRLVELWEFLLPGLAVPGATRDLRLSAPQPVDVG; translated from the coding sequence ATGGCGCGACAGGAGCGGGCCGAGAAGACACGGCAGACGATCATCGAGGCGGCGGCCGAGGTCTTCGACCAGCACGGGTTCGCCGGGGCCAGTGTCTCCGAGATCCTGGCCAGGGCCGGGGTGACCAAGGGAGCGCTCTATTTCCACTTTCCGTCCAAGGAGGCCATCGCCGAGGAGATCGAGGGCTCGGAGGTGGCCGCGCTGACCGCGCTCAGCAACGCCTCCGGTCCGTTTCTCCAGGCGATCATCGACCTCTCGCACACCATGGCGCAGGCGCTGCGGGACAGTCCGATCGTCCGGGCGAGCATCAGACTGTCGATCGAGAGCTCCTTCTCCGAGCCGTCACCGGGGCCCTACCTGGCCTCGATCGAACTGGTCCGGATCCTGCTGCTGCGGGCCCAGGGCGAGGGAACGGTCAGGCTGGACCTGGACGTCGACGCGGCGGCGCGGTTCATCATCAGCTCCTTCGCCGGGACCCAGATCGTCTCCCAGGTCTTCACCGGGCGCCGGGATCTGGAGCAACGGCTGGTCGAGCTCTGGGAGTTCCTGCTGCCCGGGCTCGCTGTTCCGGGCGCCACCCGGGACCTGCGGCTGTCCGCGCCGCAGCCGGTCGACGTAGGGTGA
- a CDS encoding S8 family serine peptidase, with amino-acid sequence MERRTARNRATRSAAALTAGAAALLVSAGAAPAGSGTAAVAAPPVQVVPASIGQTLISGMSAPIPTSACLTKIKVRCYSPLQYQTAYDLDPLYRAGITGKGRTIVLVDSYGSPTIQHDLNVFDRTWGLPGTSVDVVTWGKLPAWNPKDSNQTGWAGETTLDVEYAHAIAPGARIVLVETAVNENEGTSGLPQMMDAEKYLIDHGVGDVISQSFGATENTFPGFGKNGTPSLTSLRYAFTDAQRKGVTVLGAAGDVGAASETTAGGLYKYPANSWPSTDPLVTSVGGTELTLNNAGARTAPDTTWNDGYGAGGGGWSYVFSRPAYQNGVAGKVGTHRGTPDISMSAAVNGGAWVYSSYLPNQGWGVVGGTSEAAPLFSGIVALADQKAGHRLGLINPELYGLAESDAAGNGIVDVTTGNNSYGGVKGNQAGPGYDLATGWGTVNGALFVDSLAAHSR; translated from the coding sequence ATGGAACGCCGCACCGCCCGCAACCGCGCCACCAGGTCCGCCGCCGCGCTCACCGCCGGTGCCGCCGCGCTGCTGGTCTCCGCCGGGGCCGCCCCGGCCGGGAGCGGCACGGCCGCCGTCGCCGCGCCGCCGGTCCAGGTGGTCCCCGCCTCGATCGGGCAGACCTTGATATCCGGGATGAGTGCGCCGATCCCGACCTCGGCCTGCCTGACCAAGATCAAGGTGCGCTGCTACTCGCCGCTCCAGTACCAGACCGCGTACGACCTCGACCCGCTCTACCGCGCCGGGATCACCGGCAAGGGCCGGACCATCGTGCTGGTGGACTCCTACGGTTCGCCGACCATCCAGCACGACCTGAACGTGTTCGACCGGACCTGGGGCCTGCCCGGGACCAGCGTCGACGTGGTCACGTGGGGCAAGCTCCCGGCCTGGAACCCCAAGGACAGCAACCAGACCGGCTGGGCCGGGGAGACCACCCTCGACGTCGAGTACGCGCACGCGATCGCCCCCGGCGCCCGGATCGTGCTGGTCGAGACCGCGGTGAACGAGAACGAGGGCACCAGCGGCCTGCCGCAGATGATGGACGCCGAGAAGTACCTGATCGACCACGGGGTCGGCGACGTCATCTCGCAGAGCTTCGGCGCGACCGAGAACACCTTCCCCGGGTTCGGCAAGAACGGCACCCCCTCGCTGACCTCGCTGCGCTACGCCTTCACCGACGCCCAGCGCAAGGGCGTCACCGTGCTCGGCGCGGCCGGGGACGTCGGTGCCGCCAGTGAGACCACCGCCGGGGGCCTGTACAAGTACCCGGCCAACTCCTGGCCGTCCACCGACCCGCTGGTCACCTCCGTCGGCGGCACCGAGCTGACGCTGAACAACGCGGGCGCGCGCACCGCGCCGGACACCACCTGGAACGACGGCTACGGCGCGGGCGGCGGCGGCTGGTCCTACGTCTTCTCCCGTCCGGCCTACCAGAACGGCGTGGCCGGAAAGGTCGGCACGCACCGCGGCACCCCCGACATCAGCATGAGCGCGGCGGTCAACGGCGGCGCCTGGGTGTACTCCTCGTACCTGCCCAACCAGGGCTGGGGGGTCGTCGGCGGCACCAGCGAGGCGGCGCCGCTGTTCTCCGGCATCGTCGCGCTGGCCGACCAGAAGGCGGGCCACCGGCTCGGCCTGATCAACCCGGAGCTGTACGGCCTGGCCGAGAGCGACGCGGCCGGGAACGGCATCGTCGACGTGACCACCGGCAACAACAGCTACGGCGGGGTCAAGGGGAACCAGGCCGGGCCCGGCTACGACCTGGCCACCGGCTGGGGCACCGTGAACGGCGCACTCTTCGTGGACTCGCTGGCGGCGCACTCGCGCTGA